A stretch of the Agromyces larvae genome encodes the following:
- a CDS encoding ABC transporter substrate-binding protein produces MRARRLIPFAAVAASAALALAGCATPAADAGSGDVAWSYTSGDGETYTADHVPERIIAHAYAAKVLMSFGITPVGIYADGDLDSDVGLQGVDFDGIEVLGEEWGKIDVEKAAALQPDLIVGDWWPVEQAYSGLEDGVEESSKKLGELAPVVGAAQGDSIVDLIEGYAELAESLGADTAVIDAQRAEFDDAVAAFQEAVAAKPGLTALAISPYDDSYAIAVPEYAPELLDLRSWGLDIIVPSEPDPDFPYWQTLSFENADAYQADVLLFDDRNHPANEQTLADQPISSQIAAFAAGQTTTWPAYWLHTYPDYTAQLQALTAFVEGANPDLVVE; encoded by the coding sequence ATGCGCGCACGCCGTCTCATCCCCTTCGCGGCAGTGGCCGCGAGCGCAGCCCTCGCCCTCGCGGGCTGCGCGACCCCCGCCGCCGATGCCGGATCGGGCGACGTGGCCTGGAGCTACACCTCGGGCGACGGTGAGACGTACACCGCCGACCACGTGCCCGAGCGCATCATCGCGCACGCATACGCCGCGAAGGTGCTCATGTCGTTCGGCATCACGCCCGTCGGCATCTACGCGGACGGCGACCTCGACAGCGACGTGGGCCTGCAGGGCGTCGACTTCGACGGCATCGAGGTGCTCGGCGAGGAGTGGGGCAAGATCGATGTCGAGAAGGCCGCCGCGCTGCAGCCCGACCTCATCGTCGGCGACTGGTGGCCGGTCGAGCAGGCGTACTCGGGCCTGGAGGACGGCGTCGAGGAGTCGAGCAAGAAGCTCGGCGAGCTGGCGCCGGTCGTTGGTGCCGCTCAGGGCGACTCGATCGTCGACCTCATCGAGGGCTACGCCGAACTCGCCGAGTCGCTCGGCGCCGACACCGCGGTGATCGACGCGCAGCGTGCGGAGTTCGACGACGCGGTCGCCGCCTTCCAGGAGGCGGTGGCGGCCAAGCCCGGGCTCACTGCGCTCGCGATCAGCCCGTACGACGACAGCTACGCGATCGCCGTGCCCGAGTACGCGCCCGAGCTGCTCGACCTGCGCTCGTGGGGCCTCGACATCATCGTGCCGAGCGAGCCCGACCCCGACTTCCCGTACTGGCAGACGCTGAGCTTCGAGAACGCCGACGCCTACCAGGCGGACGTGCTGCTCTTCGACGACCGCAACCACCCGGCGAACGAGCAGACCCTCGCCGACCAGCCGATCTCGTCGCAGATCGCGGCGTTCGCCGCGGGCCAGACCACCACGTGGCCGGCCTACTGGCTGCACACCTACCCCGACTACACCGCCCAGTTGCAGGCACTCACCGCGTTCGTCGAGGGTGCGAACCCCGATCTCGTCGTCGAGTGA
- a CDS encoding ArsR/SmtB family transcription factor produces MTVDDIRVLTDPAVVEAALDPIRASILEALAEPGSAATVAASIGLTRQKVNYHLKTLEAHGLVESAEERVWGGITERFVRRAARRFVVAPGVLQPTDLNPDAVADRLSAAYLIAVGARTVSEVGALAGRTEPPARLPTLTVDTVIGFRSAGDRAAFTADLQSALAELVARYHHDDGRPHRLTVSSYPRPKESS; encoded by the coding sequence ATGACTGTGGACGACATCCGAGTGCTCACCGATCCCGCCGTCGTGGAGGCGGCGCTCGATCCGATCCGCGCCTCGATCCTTGAGGCGCTGGCGGAGCCGGGGTCTGCGGCAACGGTCGCAGCCTCGATCGGGCTCACCCGCCAGAAGGTGAACTACCACCTCAAGACGCTCGAAGCCCACGGGCTGGTGGAGTCGGCCGAAGAACGCGTGTGGGGCGGTATCACCGAGCGATTCGTCCGTCGCGCCGCGCGGCGATTCGTCGTCGCCCCCGGCGTGCTGCAGCCGACCGACCTCAATCCCGACGCGGTCGCCGACCGGCTCTCGGCGGCGTACCTCATCGCGGTCGGAGCGCGAACCGTCTCCGAGGTGGGTGCGCTCGCCGGCCGCACGGAACCCCCGGCACGATTGCCGACCCTGACCGTCGACACAGTCATCGGATTCCGATCCGCTGGCGACCGCGCCGCCTTCACCGCCGACCTCCAGTCGGCCCTGGCCGAACTGGTCGCCAGATACCACCACGACGACGGACGACCACACCGTCTGACCGTCTCGTCGTACCCACGACCGAAGGAGTCGTCATGA